The DNA segment CAGGTTACAGCTGACTGGTTAGGAGTTAGTGTGTGTACCTTCACCAATGGACGCTGGTTGAAGTACGGTTGTAGCAGGAAGCAGTTGTCGCCACAGTGTATTTATTTGGAGAATATTGGTGGGACTCATTTTGAGAatgttgtctgtgtttgtgagccTGGACTGGAGAGCTGTTATGGGTACTGTAAAGTGACAGAAGGAACATCTTATAACACCAGGTGGAGGAAGACAAAGTCTGCAGATAGATTGGTTGTTGGATGTGAAGATgacattgttgttgtttctgatgaGGCTGTTCAACATGTTGGTGATGTTAGAAAGAGTCGTAGGTTTTTGCAatcaaaatatttgaaacagAAAGAACAGAGAGTTGCgaaaaataatattttgctCAGGATAGAACGGCGAGAAAGCTACAAGAAGAGATATGgaaaaaatgtggttttcaGGCAGAAAGAGATCTCTAGAATTGTAGAGCAATATTGTAAAGATGTGTCATACAGGGAGAGGGTGAAAGACAGCAGTAAGGTTAAGTATAGAACAGACCTACAACACAGGGAGAGGGTGAAAGACAGCAGTAAGGTTAAGTATAGAACAGACCCACAACACAGGGAGAGGGTGAAAGACAGCAGTAAGGTTAAGTATAGAACAGACCTACAACACAGGGACAGGGTGAAAGACAGCAGTAAGGTTAAGTATAGAACAGACCTACAGCACAGGGACAGGGTGAAAGACAGCAGTAAGGTTAAGTATAGAACAGACCTACAGCACAGGGACAGGGTGAAAGACAGCAGTAAGGTTAAATATAGAACAGACCTACAACACAGGGAAAGGGTGAAAGACAGCAGTAAGGTTAAGTATAGAACAGACCTACAGCACAGGGACAGGGTGAAAGACAACAGTAAGGTTAAGTATAGAACAGACCTACAACACAGGGAGAGGGTGAAAGACAGCAGTAAGGTTAAGTATAGAACAGACCTACAACACAGGGACAGGGTGAAAGACAGCAGTGAGATTAAATATAGGAAAGATTTTAGTCATCGGGAGAACAAAAAAGCCATAAGCAGAAGGAAGTATGAGAGTGTAGAACACAGGCAGCAAGTAATTGCTCGTGTAGAGTTGAGTAGGAAGCATTTAAAGGACAAGTCTCAAGATTTTGGTTTTGTTATGGATCAGTTTGTTCAGAAGGTTAAAGATGGTCCagattttgtgtgttgtgtttgccaTCGGTTGTTGTTCAGGCATCAGGTGCTGAGTTGTCAGAGGGAAGTTTATAGTTCCAGGTCAGAATCGGCTCGTGTAGCAGACAGGTGCATCAGTGAGGATTATTTGCATCGTTGTAGTGAGGAGTGTGCTGAGCCCTGTCAGCTGATTCCTTCTAGAGGACAGCTTTGGATTTGCTACACTTGCCATTCTAAGATCAGTAGAGGTGAGACTCCAGCCGAGTGCTGGATCAATGACCTGCAGCTTGATCCCATTCCACCTGAACTGGGATGCTTGCATAGTTTAGAGCAGCACCTGATCGCATTGCATATTCCGTTCATGAAGATGTTGGCACTGCCTAAAGGAGGGCAGAATGGAGTACATGGACCGGTCACCTGTGTTCCAGCCAACATTGTTCAGACCACGAACGTGTTGCCACGGTCGAGTATGGAAGGCTCTCTGTTACAGGTCAAGCTGAAGAGAAAGTTGACCTACAAGGGACACTATGAGTACCAGTTTGTGGATACTCTACGTGTCAGGCAGGCGCTAGACTATTTAAAGAGAACTAATGTTTATTATAAAGACATTGAGTTCAATGAGGACTGGGTCAATGAGTTTAACAGGCAGGAAgatgaggaacaggaagaggctgAGTCAGGCAGTGAGGATGAGACAGTGAAGGAGAAGGTTGATGATCAGGTTGTTGTAGAGGGCCAGGCGGCCCATCAGGAAGGTGGTCAGGTTCAGGAAAGGCCTGCAGTTGTTGTTGAGGAGGAATCAGCAGACATAATTCAAGATGAAATGTTACATGACAGACAGCAACactgcatgtttcaggacaCTTGTCTTATGCCTGTTGATATTGGTCAGGAGGCTCTAGACCAGTATTTTGAGGACATAGTCAATGTAGCGCCTGCAGAGGGGAACAGTCCAGTCCGGATGCTTTCTGATAATTCAAACGAAGCTAAGTGTTTCCCCGTGTTGTTTCCTTTAGGACAGAGGACTTTCCATCATGAGCGGAATCATGCTTTGACATTGTCACGTTATTTTAATAACCGGATCATGCACGCCGATGGCCGTTTTTCGCAGAATGTTGAATATATCTTTTTTGCTCAGTTCATGTCTGAGATGGACAGGGTGGTGTCTAGTGTTTCTGTTGCACTGCGTAAGGGAAAAGGTGATCAGGGCTCTACACAGATTAGCCAGAGTATGTTGCAGGACGAGGAGTCTCTGAAGCAGCTGCTACAGTTTGATGAGGGTTTCCGGTTCCTGAAGCCTATTAGAGGGACTCCTGCGTTCTGGCAGTCTGTGCAGAAGGACATCTTTGCCTGTGTGCGTCAGTTAGGCATCCCGACGTGGTTTTGTTCGTTCTCGTCTGCAGACCTGCGCTGGCAAAACCTTCTGACCAGCATCCTGAAACAGGAAGGCAGAGTGCAGACGGTGGAGGATTTGGAGTGGGCAGACAGGTGTGAGTTGTTGCGGCGTAATCCAGTTACTGCGGCCAGGATGTTTGATTACAGGTGGCATTGTTTTCTGAAAGAGGTTCTCATGTCTCCTTCTGAGCCAATTGGCCGAATCATCGATCACTTCTACCGTGTTGAGTTTCAGCAGCGCGGTTCTCCTCATGTTCACTGCTTGTTCTGGATCGAGGGCGCTCCTAAAATTGACCAGAACACAGATGAGGAGGTGGTCGAGTTTATTGACAAGTATGTAACGTGTGAGCTGCCCTCAGACGACGACACATTATTGGACATTGTGTCGTCGGTTCAAACACATTCCAAACGACACTCAAAGTCTTGTCGGAAGAACAAGACGACGTGTCGTTTCCATTTTCCAAAACCTGCTTCTACACGTACATTCCTTTGTAAGATGAAGGAATGTCGCTGTGACaaacagaagctgaaggaggcccAGAAGAATCCTGATTCAGAGAACAAGCTGGTCTGTAAGTGTTTTGATGGCGATAACCCGATGAAGAAGGACGTTGCAAAGGAGATTTTGGCGTCTGTGAGCAAAGctatcagggaggaggagccgtTTGATAGTGTAGAGGAGTTGTTTGCCAGTCGACACATCAACCAGGATATCTTTGAAATGGCCTACAGGAGGTTGGAGAAGAAGACCAAGGTTGTGTATAGGAGAGGGTTGAATGAGGTGTGGGTAAACCAGTATAGTAAGAAGCTGTTGAAGTGCTGGAACGCTAACATGGACCTTAGCTTTGTCACCGACGCCTACGCCGTAATTGTTTACATCATTTCCTATATTacgaaagcagagagagaaattgGCCTACTATTGAACAACGcccaaaaagaagcaaacaaagaaGGAAACCTCTCTGCTCGAGAAGCCCTGAAGAAGCTGGGCAGTGTATATTTACACAACAGGGACGTTTGTGCCCAGGAGGCGGTGTATAGGCTAACCAACATGCACCTGAAGGAGTGTTCCAGGAAGGTGGTGTTTGTTCCAACAGGGGACAACATCGTGAGGATGAGTTTACCCCTCCATGTCCTGAAGGAGAGGGCGTCATCACATGATCTGAGCTCAGATGATGTGTGGATGACCAGCATAGTGGACCGGTACAGGAACAGGCCTGATGGTGGTGTGTTTGACGACATGTGTATGGCCACGTTTGCTTCGGAGTATCGTGTTCTCACCAGGAATGAAATTTCTCCAAACAGAATCGAGTTGAAGAACAAACTGGGCTTCATTTTGAGGAGAACACGTTCTCAGTTTTCAGTTGTCCGCTACATGCGTTTCAACTTGAACAAACAACGGGAGGCTTATTTTCAGGGTGTGCTTCAGTTGTTCCTTCCTTATAGAAGTGACTCAGAGCTCAAGCCCGAGGGCTTCCAGCTCTTTGAACAGTTCTATAACGACGGTGAGGTGACGTTTGGCGACGGCTCCATCCATAGAGTCAAGGTGGTGGTGGATGAGAACAGGGCCCGGTTTGAGATCGATCCTGAGAACCTGGAGCGTGCTGAGGAGATTGCTCATCAGGTCCACGGCCTTGAGGAAGACGCTTGGGGGAACCTGTGTCCTGAACAGGAACTGGAACGTGACGAGTGTGCTGAAGAGTTGAGAGAGCAACAGGCAGCAGAGATAGCTGGTGAGCAGTTGGTGGAGGGTCTGGAGAACGTTCCAGATCTGCAGGAACGTGGCCGACAGGTGGCCCAGTTAGAGAGGAACAGGCTGGTGTTGTCTCGTGCTGAGGGCTTAGCTCTAGTTAGGTCTCTGAATGAGACACAGCGGGCTGTTTTCTACCAGGTGAGGCAGTGGTGTCTGCAGAAGGTGAGGGGTGAAAACCCACTGCCTCAGCATGTCTTTCTGACTGGGGGTGCGGGGGTGGGGAAAACGCATTTAATCAGGGCCATCCAGTACGAGGCAGGGAGGCTGCTGTCAACACTTTGTGATCAACCAGACGAGATCTGTGTTTTGTTAACAGCTCCAACAGGAATAGCTGCGTACAATTTAAACGCAGCAACAATTCACCACACATTGAGCATCGGCAAACAGTGTAGTTTACCTTACATCCCTCTGGGTGAAGATAAACTAAACTCTCTGCGAGCTAAATTCCGTCACCTCCAAATTCTAGTGATTGATGAGATCAGTATGGTGGATCACCTTCTGTTGGCGTATGTCCATGGGCGCTTGAGGCAGATCAAGCAGACTGGAGACTTTTCCCCATTCGGAAATGTCAGTGTGATCGCTGTGGGAGACTTTTATCAGTTGCCTCCCGTTAAAGGGAAGCCTCTGTATAGCAGTCAGGTGGGTGTGGACCTGTGGTGCCACTTCAGTGTGGTGCAGCTGACCACGGTGGTGAGGCAGAAGGACAGCGTGTTTGCCGAGTTGCTCAACAGGTTGAGAGTGCGTTCCAGAGACACCCCCATGTTAGAGAGTGACGTCCACATCCTGAAGAGCTGTGAGACGGGCGAGGAGAGCTCAGCCTTGCACATTTTCCCCACCAACCGTAAAGTGAATGAGCACAACTTGAAGCAGCTGTGTCGGACGTGTCCCGATCCTGTGACCATTGAAGCTCAGGACTTCATGAACAACAGGAGTACGGGGAAGCTGGAGTTGATGGCGGGGCATCACAGTGCGGCGTTGGACACATCCTTAGAGGAGACTCTGAGTCTGGGTCCAGACGCCCGTGTGATGCTGTGTAAGAACGTGGACGTGGAAGACGGTCTGGTCAACGGAGCATGTGGCACAGTCACTCATATCCAGTTGAGACAGGGTGACAACTTTCCTCAGACAGTTTATGTCAAATTTGATGATGAGAAAATTGGctcccagaggaggaagaagcgctCACATGCTGCAGTGGCCTGCCGGCTTTCTACTGCCATCGATCCGGTGGAGGAGAAGGCCACCAAGCGTGGAGGTTTGCGTCGTCAGTTCCCTCTGAAGTTGGCCTGGGCGTGTACCGTCCACAAGGTGCAGGGCCTGACGGTGGACCGGGCCGTGGTGTGTTTGGAGAAGGTGTTTGCACCTGGCCAGGCCTACGTAGCTCTGAGTCGTGTGAGGGATTTGTCTGGACTGATCATCATGAACTTTAAAGAGAAGTCCATTTACTGCAAGGACACCATCAAGGAGGCCTTGGACATGATGCCTCCATTTTTGATCAAGCAGCCACAACCTTCATTAGACACGCCCACTCTGTCGGTGTATCTAATGAACGTTCAAAATTTAAGTCGCCACCTGGTGGATTTGGTGTCCTGCACACAGCATTTGCAGCCCACCTGCATTGCTGTCACAGAGACATGGCTCACTGCACATTCCTCACCAGACGGCGTCCAGATTGACGGCTACTCTTTCCACAGCCGCCCTCGTGCTCTGTGTTACAGCAGCAGTCACCCCAAACTGTTAGAGCTGCAGGCTTTAGAACATGGTGGAGTTGGTTTGTACACGCTAGCAGATTCGGACTGTGACATCCTGCAGGCACCCGATTTGGATCTGGAGTGTTTGGTGTGCCTGTGGAACAAATTCCACATAGTGATGGCAGTAATTTATCGTCCACCACGTTACCCAAATTCCCTCTTCaagcagaacctgcagcggtTGCTGCATTGGCTTAATCCAATCAGTGACACCATTGTCGTCATGGGAGATTTTAATGACAACATTTTAACAGGGTCGTCAATTTGCAAATTAATGGGAAGCAAAGGATTTGATCAGCTGGTGACACAAGCGAGCACAGAGAGGGGGACTCTGATTGATCACGTTTATGTGAGAAGCAGACAGTTTGATGTGGAATGTGCAGTGATGCCCACGTACTTCAGTGATCATGAAGGAATTCTGTGTAGTTTCAGAGCTAGAGGTGACCaggggcagctggaggagctggacaggtgGTTTGAGCTGGATGATGTGGATTTTGAGGATGTTGAGGGGATGTTTGAGGACGACTTGGACTGATTGAGTCCAACTGAGCTACGTGGCAGTGGGCCGAAGCaactgttgctgtttgttgttgatgAACTAGTTGATAGAGGGAACTGAGTCGTAgtgcggcgctgctgctgttgaGGGTTTTCCGTTAAAGCACTTTGTCTGCCACTCCAAATACTATTATGTATATTTATTGGAGGTTTTTAACAAGTTTGTCATATGATATGAAATGAGTTATGTATGAATTACAAGATGGTCTTGTAGATATTTTGATATTTAACTTATTGACATGTTCCAGGTTGAACCTGTGGAGAATGTAGTTTGGTCAATGAAATCATGTATTTATTAATGTCAGTGAAATCATGGCTCTGTACTGCCTGCAGTTCTTGGTGTCTCTCTGTGGTTCCATTTGTGTTATTCTAGGTGTGCATCtgtggtcctggacctggtctttgTGATTGTAGGTCCAACTTTGGTTCCAAGTGTGGTTCTAGGCTTGGCTCTGTGTTGTACTTGGTGCTCTGTGGTTTCAGATGTGCCTACAGCTGCAGGTTCCCTGGTTCCAGATGTCAGTCTTTGCCAGTCCCAGCTGtgctcttcttttcttcctgatGTGTTGATTCAAAGTTTGTCAGTCTTCACTGATGTTTAATGTGTAAAATGTCATTGAACTCCAGTCTTTTAAAGGATTTACAGTCAGTCACTGATGAGACATTAATTTTTATCTCCAGCAtgttctgaatgaacacatCAGGAAGAGTTTCAGTGGAACAACTGAACTGTAAATATGTTATTGGAGACAATGTTCTTTTGACTGGTCTGACATGTAGTTATATTCCAGATGTTTGTACAAATGTTCTTGTGttgtcctctctctccctccctccccaccccAGTGAGGGAGAACAGAGTCCGGACAAGACCTGTTATCCtacaactctctctctctctctctctctctctct comes from the Salarias fasciatus chromosome 1, fSalaFa1.1, whole genome shotgun sequence genome and includes:
- the LOC115389915 gene encoding uncharacterized protein LOC115389915 — encoded protein: MSASCPSPPVPQVEAPTQEVVEEVLPPTAGPVPAAVGEEVPAACPAVPTERRLIPEAKCAVLESSGSGQSGVGVSAARPAAVVDVRTGIRLLKAVQGSFHQGSSRFIDGGQQCMAIAGLSLARHTLNSVFSWGRQELDDALVSGDCFYKWVMSRPGFKPWSSYLSVTDLPDQIKVDGQVLKFTIGFTASGCMHMSKGDYTSEGACVDNSVLYTLPGGLKEVFVERGHSACLLTMCSNTSAIIFEDGRFAVVDSHPRSGVGLFDPRGTSVLLQFTSFEDLEHYISQLFDSLSSGSGQPYFELCGIDIGGGAGPALSVGPLVSHVAETSSAPAPESPEASESKSSAEAPAGSCVSESDVGVAASPALSGVSVESHVTVMSSSPPPQSPEVTESRTVAEAPVGTCVFESDVAASPALSEVSVESHVTEMSSAPAPQSPEVTERRTVAQAPAGTCVFESDVGTCVFESDVAANPALKEKVVADGNCFFRAISQAVKLKRKLTYKGHYEYQFVDTLRVRQALDYLKRTNVYYKDIEFNEDWVNEFNRQEDEEQEEAESGSEDETVKEKVDDQVVVEGQAAHQEGGQVQERPAVVVEEESADIIQDEMLHDRQQHCMFQDTCLMPVDIGQEALDQYFEDIVNVAPAEGNSPVRMLSDNSNEAKCFPVLFPLGQRTFHHERNHALTLSRYFNNRIMHADGRFSQNVEYIFFAQFMSEMDRVVSSVSVALRKGKGDQGSTQISQSMLQDEESLKQLLQFDEGFRFLKPIRGTPAFWQSVQKDIFACVRQLGIPTWFCSFSSADLRWQNLLTSILKQEGRVQTVEDLEWADRCELLRRNPVTAARMFDYRWHCFLKEVLMSPSEPIGRIIDHFYRVEFQQRGSPHVHCLFWIEGAPKIDQNTDEEVVEFIDKYVTCELPSDDDTLLDIVSSVQTHSKRHSKSCRKNKTTCRFHFPKPASTRTFLCKMKECRCDKQKLKEAQKNPDSENKLVCKCFDGDNPMKKDVAKEILASVSKAIREEEPFDSVEELFASRHINQDIFEMAYRRLEKKTKVVYRRGLNEVWVNQYSKKLLKCWNANMDLSFVTDAYAVIVYIISYITKAEREIGLLLNNAQKEANKEGNLSAREALKKLGSVYLHNRDVCAQEAVYRLTNMHLKECSRKVVFVPTGDNIVRMSLPLHVLKERASSHDLSSDDVWMTSIVDRYRNRPDGGVFDDMCMATFASEYRVLTRNEISPNRIELKNKLGFILRRTRSQFSVVRYMRFNLNKQREAYFQGVLQLFLPYRSDSELKPEGFQLFEQFYNDGEVTFGDGSIHRVKVVVDENRARFEIDPENLERAEEIAHQVHGLEEDAWGNLCPEQELERDECAEELREQQAAEIAGEQLVEGLENVPDLQERGRQVAQLERNRLVLSRAEGLALVRSLNETQRAVFYQVRQWCLQKVRGENPLPQHVFLTGGAGVGKTHLIRAIQYEAGRLLSTLCDQPDEICVLLTAPTGIAAYNLNAATIHHTLSIGKQCSLPYIPLGEDKLNSLRAKFRHLQILVIDEISMVDHLLLAYVHGRLRQIKQTGDFSPFGNVSVIAVGDFYQLPPVKGKPLYSSQVGVDLWCHFSVVQLTTVVRQKDSVFAELLNRLRVRSRDTPMLESDVHILKSCETGEESSALHIFPTNRKVNEHNLKQLCRTCPDPVTIEAQDFMNNRSTGKLELMAGHHSAALDTSLEETLSLGPDARVMLCKNVDVEDGLVNGACGTVTHIQLRQGDNFPQTVYVKFDDEKIGSQRRKKRSHAAVACRLSTAIDPVEEKATKRGGLRRQFPLKLAWACTVHKVQGLTVDRAVVCLEKVFAPGQAYVALSRVRDLSGLIIMNFKEKSIYCKDTIKEALDMMPPFLIKQPQPSLDTPTLSVYLMNVQNLSRHLVDLVSCTQHLQPTCIAVTETWLTAHSSPDGVQIDGYSFHSRPRALCYSSSHPKLLELQALEHGGVGLYTLADSDCDILQAPDLDLECLVCLWNKFHIVMAVIYRPPRYPNSLFKQNLQRLLHWLNPISDTIVVMGDFNDNILTGSSICKLMGSKGFDQLVTQASTERGTLIDHVYVRSRQFDVECAVMPTYFSDHEGILCSFRARGDQGQLEELDRWFELDDVDFEDVEGMFEDDLD